The Chionomys nivalis chromosome 23 unlocalized genomic scaffold, mChiNiv1.1 SUPER_23_unloc_1, whole genome shotgun sequence genome contains the following window.
ggttgtgagctgcctgatgtaggtTCTGGCGACCAAACCTGgactctctggaagagcagccagtcctcttaaccactgagccatctcttcagcccccgacacacctttttttttttcttatttttcttttctttcttttttttttcctttgagtctGGTTCTCAATACATAGGCCAgagaccaggttggtctggaTTCCCTGGTAGTGGTGGTCATGTCCTCATTGGCCAAAACTTGGTCATGAAGCTGTGCCTCATTGCAAAGGAGTCTGGGAAATGAAGTTTTTAGCTAAGGGCCACATGTCTAGGGCAAACTTGTGGGTCTTACAATGAAATAATCAAGGGGGTGGGTACTGAGAAGCACAGCCTGCTCAGTCAGGATCCTTCAGTACTGTCCTGATGTAGGGACAGGAAGACTCTCAGTCTGTGGGTGTCACCCTGGAGTCTGGCTGAGAATTTGGGGTCCTTGTCTAAGGGAGTTTGGTATAAcagcctctgccctcctctcACCCCCAGGACTCCAAGGATGGGCGCCTTTTCAATGAGCAGAACTTCTTTCAGAGGGCAGCCAAGCCTATGCAAGGTATTCCTTGGGGACTGTGCAGGAGAGTTAAGTCAGGTGATAGGGCCCACAAGGTGCTCCACGGTGACTGGGCAAGTGACAGGGTCCTCAAGATATTTAATGAAATTGGGTATGCATCTACCTGCACCCACAACCTGACTCCCATCACCCTCAGCCCTCTGGCCTCAGAAGACAGCTCTGCAGAGACAAATGGTGATTGTCAGCACACTGTATGACAGTCACATCACAAATCTTGGggaaatttttaactaaaaattggttactttcaaaacaaacatacacatggtGCCTGGTGTCCTAGACTTTTTCTGTTCTGTAGCCATGCTGCATGGGTTGACTGACTCTATCATGTACTCAGAGGACACTGCCTGCTCTGCCCCCTCCAGCTGTGCTCATGCCTGTGCTGCTGCTGCCGACACTGGCCTGCTGGGAAGTACTTACCCCATAGGTCAGAGCTGACCTACCAGCTGCCTTGGACCCCTGCCAGCCCGCACCTGGCCAGATCTCAATACACCCCCACCCAACCCCTCTGCACTAGCCCAGTGGCCAGTGATGCTGTGGTTGGTTAGATTTCTGCTAATCTTATCAGCTTTGCATGTAAACTCAGAGAtcacccttttctttctttcattattttgaaactgggtctcatgtagccctgggTTTCTGGAACTTGGAATGCAGtcaaggctaaccttgaactcctgaccgtCCTGCATCCACCTCCTGATTAGTGGGATTCCGTGGGCTCCAGCATGTTCCATTTTATGCAGCACTGAGGATGGGACCCAGGACATTATCCATGCTAGGgaggcactctgccaactgagcccgTCAACACTCATACCTGTTGCTCTTAACCTCTTCCCCTCGTGCTGGCTCTGTGCGTGTCTGCCCAGCAGTTGTGGCAGAGGTGGTTCACAGATGTGCCCACCCTGTCCCACCTCTTGTCACTGTCGCCTGCAAGGACGTCATACCATTGAGGACAAATGAAGAGCCCAGAGTCTGGTCTGGgctctctgcttctggctaagCAGGGCTTGTTCCTGTGAACCTGGCACCTGGCCGTGAGTCCGACCCGAGTCTCTACCTCACGCAGTGAACAAGTGGAAGAAGCGATGCTTGGTTCCGCTCCTGGCCATCCCCACCTGCGTTGGCTTTGGCATTTACCAGGACAAGTACAGGTGAGTCACCTCACTTGCTGCCACCACTCCTTACCCCAGCCAGTGGCCCCTCTGCTGTATAAGTAGGCTTTCTCAGGGGGACATCTGTGCCCTTCTTCAGAATGGGGCTGTGGCTCATATGACCAGGGTAGGTCTAGCTTTCCAAGTGATGAATTTTATTCAGCTTAACTTACAGAGCAGCAGGTGACCTCAGCATCTCTTCCAGCAAAGTCTCACCGCCTGTAattgttcctttcttttattgGGCAGCAGAGCGGAAGGGAAAAAAGCAAAGTGGAACAGGCAGCAAAGAGAGTGAAGGCTTAGAGACCCAAGAGTAAGGAAGGGCGGCATACCTACGAGGCCCCTGCTTGCTGAGAGCTGGGATGTGGGAGCTGGTGGAAGCAAATGGGATTCTTTACAGTCTGGTCAAGGACTAAGGGGTGAAGAACCTCAATCCCCATAGCTGCTCCAGGGCATTGTGAGAACTTACGGGGAAAAGGGACAGGAAGCTCAAAGGCAGAAACACACAGCTATGGACTAGCACTGGCAGAGATGGGTGTCCTAACTCATCCTGTCCAATTCCTGTGGGATACCTTGTAGGGCTTGTAGCTCCCATGGTTCTGTCTTCTAGGTTCCTGGTGTTCCCCAGCCTGGGGAGGAGCCTTCAGTCAGCCCTGGATGACAACCCAAAGCATGTGCTATCAGAGAAATGTGTGCTGCAGGTGGCCTGCAGGCTGGTACGTACCTCAGaaccactcctcctcctcttcaaatCCCAACTTCCCCATCAGACAGATTAACTCATCTTCATGGgtacacagaggccagaacacCAGTGGTCTAGTTGGGTGGGTAATGATATCCTGCAGGATCAGCCTGGAGGCCCAGCCTGGAACAAAAGGTGCAGGCCATGGAGCCTGGACTCTCAGGATGAATGGCAACGATTAGGATGCTGGGTGGAAGAATGGCGTTGGTATGTAGGAGAGAAGTTTCCAGACTAAGGAGACAGCTTGGGCCAAGGCTTGTGTCTTACTtacctttttgttgctgtgataagacactgtgGCCAAGGACCACTTCAGGAAGAAAGGTTTCTTTTGGGCTCATGTGGCGGAGTGGCAGGCGGAGGAGAAGCTGAGCGCTCAGCCCGACAGCCCTGAAGCAGCCTGCAACACGAATGCAAGGAGGCCCCAGCAGCACCTCCTCCAGCACGGCTGCATCTGATTCTTctcagacagccaggactgctggGGACGCCTCACTAGGGACCATGTActcagacagccaggactgctggGGACGCCTCACTAggaccacatactcagacaccCAGGACTGCTGGGGACGCTGCACTAGggaccacatactcagacaccCAGGACTGCTGGGGACGCTGCACTAGggaccacatactcagacaccCAGGACTGCTGGGGACCCCTCACTAAGGACCACGTActcagacagccaggactgctggGGACGCCTCACTAGGGACCACGTACTCAGACACCCAGGACTGCTGGGGACGCCCCACTCGGACCAGCAGCTTGTGCAGAGATGTTGCTCGCTGCcacactcactcattcactcctCATGCGCTCACTAGAGAGTCACCCGGTGCCCAGCTTTCTCTGGCTGCGATCCTGTCTTCCTGTCTGCATTCTCACGGTTAGGTAGGCAGGGCTCTGGCAGACAGTTGGCTTTCAGAAACAACCCCtgcttgccaggcagtggtggcgcacacctttaatcccagcaccagggagacagaggcaggcggatctctgagttcaaggtagtctggtctacagagcaagttccaggacagctagggctacacagagaaactctgtctcgtaaaacaacaaaaaagaaatgacccCTGCTTAATGAAGAATGCGGAGCCAGATCACATAGCTGGAGAGATGTAAGCACCACGGGAGTAATGTGCTCATTGGGTGAGGTGAATATCCTGGCATCATCTATAGTGTGGGGGAGGTCAGTGCGTGCAGAGAACAGCCATCAAGTCCACCACACAGAGTTCGAATGCCAGGTGAGGAGAAAGGGTGCTGGGGGCAATGGGAAAGAAAGCTGGACAGATGAGGCAGAAAGACCGCAGGCCATGTGGGGTTGAGTTGGAGCAAGGAAACTTGAGGCAGGATGAAGGCTCAAGTGAGGATAGGAATTGCAGAACATCCTGGCCAGGGGAAGGAGAGATTATAGAAGAACAAGTGGCCCCAGGGTTAAGTAgggctctggagacagaagcaggatgtgactgaTACCCAGATGGCTCCTCATGACTGTTCAGAGTTCAGTGTAAAGTCAGCTGGAGATACAGGTAGAGATTGCTGGAAAGGGACGCCGCTCAGCAGCAGAGCTACTACTAGAACCCCCAGGAAGGGGCTTAGCAGTTTGCCTCTTCACTCTTAGAAACACGAGCAGAGCTCTGGTGTTGAAGGTGCCAGTTACTTCTGCAGAGGGACTCTAAATCACAGGAGGTAGATGGAAAGCTaactgctgatttttttttttctggattttttttgagacacagtttctctgtgtaacagtcctgctgtcctggaactcgctctgtagaccaggctggccttaaactcacagagatctgcctgcctctgcctcccgagtgctgggattaaaggtttgtgccaccatgcctggctaactGCTGAATTCTTTAGAAAGTCTAACTTGAGCCATGACCAGGCATGCTAACCCAGTGAACTGCCTCATGCTATGCTAGAACTTGGTAGGATCCCCCTTCAGTCCAGTCTGGTGTCCCTAGGTTGAGAGAGTTGCTCCTTTCCTATTTGTCATGGCTCTGTCAGTCATGCCACCTCGACATCTTCTCCCTCCAGCTGGATGCTCTAGAGTTCGTCCATGAAAATGAGTATGTTCACGGGAACCTGACGGCTAAGAATGTCTTTGTGAATCCCAGGGATCTAAGCCAGGTAAGAGCCAGACcgctcccacacacatgcatgcacacacgcatcaACACCCCTTTCGTGctgctggggatgtggctccatTGGTAGAGTACTTGCGCAGTGTGCAGAGAACCTTGGGTTCCATCTCTGAGACCAGGTAAATCGAGCATGTTGCCACCCAACTGTCTTCCCAGCAGTCAGGGAGTAAATACAGGAGGATCGGGGGAGTTCAGTCACTCAAAGCCAAgtgtagtagtgcatgcctttaatcccagcagttgggaggtagaggcaagttatctctgtaaattcaaggacagcctagtctatgtaatgagttctaatacagccagggctatgtagagactaTCTCCAAACAGTCAGTGTTACAATTTGGGAATGAAGCATCCTCCAGAGGCTGGTGTGCTGGTGGAGTGCTGGAAGTCCCGGCAGAGTCTCTTGCACAAAGCAGCTTGGGTGTTAAGCTCAGTTCCCAGAGTTGGGTTTGTGAGAGCCTGCATCAAAGGGCTCTGACTCCACACTAGACTAGACTTATTTACTGATGGAGCCATACTTTGGAAATCAGGAGTGGGGCTCCAGGAGCATGCCTTTCAAGGATAAATTTTGTCTTGTCCTTGCTTCCCCTCCATTGCTCTCCCTGATCCCCAGCTACTGTGAGGCGAGAAATCCCCACTACTTGGTCCACCATGATGTTCATTCTCACCTGAGGTCCAAAGTAGGGATGCAGCTGAGTTTATGCCTAACCTTCTGCACCAATAGGCAGCCGCAACCTTCCCCTTCAATGCTGTCAGGGCTATAGACAGCTGCTGACACAGGCATCTATGCCCACAGAGTCTACCACCAAGGCTGCAGTCCTAACCTCAGGTCTGTGTGCCTCTTTGTCCACAGGTGACCCTGATGGGCTATGGCTTCACCTTCCGCTACTGCCCGGGTGGCAGACATGTGACCTACAAAGAAGGCAGCAGGAGCCCCCACGAGGGAGACCTGGAGTTCATTAGTGTGGACATTCACAAGGGATGCGGTGAGGGGGGACCTGGAGTTCATTAGTGTGGACATTCACAAGGGATGCGGTGAGGGGACCTGGGGTTCATTAGTGTGAACATTCACAAGGGATGCGGTGAGGGGACCTGGGGTTCACTAGTGTGGACATTCACAGGGGATGCGGTGAGGGGCTCAACACCATGACACGCTCCTCATCCTGGGCAGCTCCGTGCATTTTCAGTCTTAGGCAGGAGACACCAGAAATAAAGGGTCAGAAAAGGTGCCATGATGGAGACTGGGAATATAAGCAATATCCTGGCCATGTGAAGGATTTGTCCCCATCAGCACCAAGGAGAACTGGATGGTGGCCTTGGAGCCTTGGGGATATGGGATTTAGGACAAAGGTAGGCAGCTTTGTCGTACTTGCAGAGGTGATGCGTGCTGCCATCGGGTCATCTAGGAATGCAGGTGGAGAAGTGGGGCCATCCATTACTGGGCATAGATCTGTATGGGTCATGAGAGTTAAGCATTGAACAAGAAGGGCCTGGTTATCCATGGGAAGTGTGCAGGAGGGGTGACCGCTCTAGGCGGATTCTCAGTGTCATGACCGtccacatctgcttccatcagacgAGTCTGAGCAGGGGTGGAACCTGTACTCGCCAGGGCAGACGAGgaagctgttgctgctgctgcactTGGCACACAGCTGTCTCAGCAGTGACTGAGGCCAAAGGAGCATCCCacctcctgctgctggggctgcccTGTTCTGTCTCTGTGATGAGGTAGCTCCACGCTGCAATCTTTTCCCACTTATCTGGATGGGAAATGAACTCCAGTCTGTTTGGGAGGCCAGGCCTGGTACACAGGCCCTCAGAGCGCATTGGATCAAGTGTTTTAACAAAAGATGACTTGGTGGAGTAATTGGGGCAGGTAACGCAGTATGTAAGAGTCGTGAGGAGAATGAGAGGCTGGGCACTGAGCATGACAGCTAAGGCAGTCCTCATGACTCTTGATGGAATGACAGCTAAGGCAGTCCTCATGACTCTTGATGGAATGACAGCTAAGGCAGTCCTCATGACTCTTGATGGAATGACAGCTAAGGCGGTCCTCATGACTCTTGATGGAAGGTTAGGGATAGACCCGGGAGAGGTGGAGCGTCCAGACTGAGCCACCacctctcccttttctccccagggCCCTCTCGCCGTAGTGACCTCCAGACCTTGGGCTACTGTATGCTCAAGTGGCTTTATGGGTCACTGCCATGGACAAACTGCCTTCCCAACACCGAGGAGATCACTAGGCAGAAGCAGAAGTGAGTATAAGGGTCTCCAGCACCCAGTCCTAGCCCAGGCACCTGTTCAGGGAGGGGaggaattcagatcccagcaggaagctgagggatGGGATGGCAGCCACCCACAGAGCCACAACCCTCTGCAGCCTCAAGTAAAGTCTTTGAGGTATATTCTAACAGAAGGGAGTGTGGGCTCTATGGCCATGCCACCCACGGTTGGCTTCTGGCTCCACTCTTCTGGGTACTAGATTAGTACCTGTGAGCCCCCGTGTTCCCCCACCATGGACTGCTGTATAGCACCCAAGTCACGAGATGTGATGGGTTAGGAGGTGAGTATATTCTGCACAGGCTTCATGCTCATTGCACGCAAGACACCGCAACTCATTCATATGGCATGCACCCCTAGACACCCTGCTTCCATGCCCCAGGACTAGTGCCTTTGGTCTCAGCACGGGAGTCTCCAGGCCCTAACAGCTGTTCTTTAAGCAGCTGGTAAGGACAGAGGGAAGCAGTGTACTGGGGCTCAGCACCAAGGATAGCAACAGGAAACCCGCTTTGGGACTGGGCACTGTGggccaccaagaaaacaaaaatggctTTGAAAGGAGGCACTCAACTGTGCACTTTGGCACCGAGGACAGTTAGATGTTGGTGCCGGGTCTGCCGTATGGTGAGGAAATGGGGCAGGGTCCGTAGGGTGTGGTGCTCAGTACAGGGACTTTAGACACCGGCCCTGGGGATTCCCCGGAGGTCCTGGCTCTGTCCAGACTGGATGGCAGCAGGTCCTGCGACCATCCAGGATGGACTTCACAGGCTGCCGAAGTCCAGAGATCAAGCCTCTAGGCTGTCTCTAGGATTCTCAGTGGGGCCTTTGGAGGATGAGATCTCTGAGAAAAGAGTGAGCACCCAGGGAACACCCCCAAGCTGCTTTGCTTCCTGTTCTTGGGGTGCTATGACTCCTTGGTTGTTGTTCCCCCACGGCATGTGCCACTAACTCTCCTGTTCAGCCACAGCATGTGGTGCTGTTTCCACAGCAAGAGAGTAGTTTCCTTTCGAAATGGAGCCCAGTGGACTGAGCAGGTGGCCCAAAGGCTAAGAGGCCGAGGGTGGCAGGTTAGTGAGATGCTCCTGTGACTTGGACTAGGGACACTCCAGGAAGCCTGCAAACACTACAGCTCTAGCAGGCATGCT
Protein-coding sequences here:
- the Vrk3 gene encoding inactive serine/threonine-protein kinase VRK3 isoform X2, yielding MISFCPVCGKGVKGSFKFCPFCGNSLPVEEHAEAQTGLSPPGSSFQGSKRGLNSSSETSPKKVKWSPTATSLPPSVRPESEESFSSPERATGTWSRPLTPRGSPQSSRQSPQTLKRSRMTTNLQALPTGTKLTDKKGQHWTLGALQTRDDQGILYEAEPTSALPCESRTEKYRFSLKLDSKDGRLFNEQNFFQRAAKPMQVNKWKKRCLVPLLAIPTCVGFGIYQDKYRFLVFPSLGRSLQSALDDNPKHVLSEKCVLQVACRLLDALEFVHENEYVHGNLTAKNVFVNPRDLSQVTLMGYGFTFRYCPGGRHVTYKEGSRSPHEGDLEFISVDIHKGCGPSRRSDLQTLGYCMLKWLYGSLPWTNCLPNTEEITRQKQNSHT